The Gadus macrocephalus chromosome 20, ASM3116895v1 genome includes a region encoding these proteins:
- the f5 gene encoding coagulation factor V isoform X3 encodes MRLCSWAGPQCFVPFLVLLAVLPHVTADQDNPKERHYYVAAVEIDWNYLGKDSRGNDSTYKKVVFREYERDFKQPKTHPTWLGLLGPTLRAQEGETIVVTFRNMADREYSLHPHGIAYGKQSEGAPYFDNTSLKEKEDDVVRPGGEHTYYWEVTSAVAPQKADPACLTYTYVSHLNVVKDYNSGLIGTLLLCKPGSLNEFGEQVHFPQEYVFLFGVFDEKESWFTPAGHSSSNHVMHTINGYAAGSLPDVDICAHSSVSLHLVGMSSEQELFSVHMNGQVLQHRGHKMSTVGLVSGSATTGSMRAVHPGRWLLSSQTNKHMEAGMHGFVDVRTCKGFEAHRRRLTIEQQRHSKEWTYYIAAEEIMWNYAPKMPAYIDEDFKVNYLDQGNHRIGGIYKKAVYTQYTDETFTVRSEEKQRKAEVGILGPVIRAQIRDVIKVVFKNMASKPYSIYPHGLTIEKSQEGATYPEGGNQTHAVQPGQTHHYEWKVVDEDEPLDTDARCLTYLYHSAVDTPRDIASGLIGPLLICKSQSLNVRNVQLKADKEQHAMFMVFDENKSWYLDDNIQSTCGGETVNKAEPGFYKSNVMHTINGYVFESGQLLGFCNGEIATWHVSSVGAQDYIQSVTFYGHTFNLNDRTEDILGLYPMTGETIFMNMDNIGVWLLATLNSHGSTKGMRVRFQDVECYRDYEYEYTDYNEPNKEFAVWKPATLAEIDKEDELKKKQEMEEKKEAVVDSYTDYYAGLLGLRSLKKQSSDSDVEQIDFSLLDFDAVDVPEQDSKTFSGIQTTTTKTDMEKSNIMKEPDSIPMSQNETLSAQQEIYKTNLTTYILNQSKSETATWMKNSSASIDTNVSRSKDNISTNHSMPTNLLPINSTFIPETAHAILNNTTIPLISGATNISMTSKTNVSYTFKAEGINSTQTMGNKTSERIIQTENILEVFSYVVPPQGPTSNGTNEMVRLDIEDQTGSALIGESEIERGGQQGPFGDGINATVLPEINASFINDTDTFYNVTQLTKDILSNVSEEAISEEMHNHTRRKVDRLVMNMTKPFGDGINATVLPEINASSINDTDTFYKLTQLTKDILSNVIEEAIGYAFFSKKKMHKPTKSMVEIKVEDTMNMTKTNDSMHTVTKTENRNQRYSFGNETIPENSIDDGLNFENDSNNVTKTLTSHNDKISTSIYHSAEQMSSNQSKSWDAFLDQFNSLKSFLNENLISGSPAQNSNQFPETSDVDLSDSVSSEEIVIYLQNHSSNAIRTSRLDPQGHNWTYDGTHQTVPLMIPYEHVKYHGYDAPLPEAQTTSTPIKKPKTKKVNLRQLPQKGRSMKTKKRKEFKPQPRSGPPVSPPGFNPGMSPRGMRPNGPQIQPVSSTEDLINIPVVIGVPRPDWSDYELYVPSDNRDNLIDLRDDSKQDEYEYVSYKDPYGSKDDMMSFTLDEVTKYYLKTVGKNVRTYFISAEEVEWDYAGYGQRRPEKTLQTRRETKFTKVVFREYLDSTFTTPILRGEMEEHLGILGPLIKAEVGQSIMVPWALPEGA; translated from the exons GGGCTCCGTATTTTGACAACACCTctctgaaggagaaggaggacgatGTGGTGCGCCCTGGTGGTGAGCACACGTATTACTGGGAGGTCACCTCCGCCGTAGCTCCGCAGAAAGCCGACCCCGCCTGCCTCACCTACACCTATGTCTCTCACCTGAACGTGGTGAAAGACTACAACAGTGGCCTCATCGGCACCTTGTTGCTCTGCAAGCCAG GCAGTCTAAATGAGTTTGGCGAGCAAGTGCATTTCCCACAGGAGTATGTGTTCCTGTTCGGGGTGTTTGACGAGAAAGAGAGCTGGTTCACCCCAGCAGGCCACTCCTCAAGCAACCACGTGATGCACACTATCAATGGATATGCCGCGGGCTCCCTACCAG ATGTCGACATCTGTGCTCACAGCAGCGTGAGTCTGCATCTGGTGGGCATGAGCTCTGAGCAGGAGTTGTTCTCTGTGCACATGAACGGCCAAGTGCTGCAGCACCGGGGCCACAAGATGTCCACCGTGGGGCTGGTAAGCGGCTCGGCCACCACTGGCAGCATGAGGGCCGTTCACCCAGGCCGCTGGCTGCTGTCCTCACAGACCAACAAGCACATGGAAG CCGGCATGCATGGCTTTGTGGATGTGAGGACTTGCAAGGGCTTCGAAGCTCACCGACGTAGGTTGACCATCGAGCAGCAGCGCCACAGCAAGGAGTGGACGTACTACATCGCCGCTGAGGAGATCATGTGGAACTACGCCCCCAAAATGCCAGCATACATTGACGA ggaCTTCAAGGTCAATTACCTTGACCAGGGTAACCACAGAATAGGCGGGATTTACAAAAAGGCTGTCTATACACAGTACACAGATGAAACGTTCACCGTGAGGTCAGAGGAAAAGCAGAGAAAAGCAGAGGTCGGCATACTGGGCCCTGTGATCAGGGCCCAGATCAGGGATGTCATCAAG GTGGTCTTTAAGAACATGGCTTCCAAACCCTACAGCATCTACCCACATGGGCTGACCATCGAGAAGTCACAAGAGGGAGCGACGTATCCTGAAGGAG GCAATCAGACCCATGCTGTTCAGCCAGGTCAGACACACCATTATGAGTGGAAAGTGGTGGACGAAGATGAGCCCCTGGATACAGACGCACGGTGCCTGACCTACCTGTACCACAGTGCAGTGGATACACCCCGGGACATCGCCTCTGGGCTGATAGGACCCCTCCTCATCTGCAAGAGTCAGTCTCTGAATGTCAGGAATGTACAG CTTAAAGCAGACAAGGAGCAGCATGCCATGTTCATGGTGTTTGATGAGAACAAGAGCTGGTACCTAGATGACAATATCCAAAGCACATGTGGGGGAGAAACTGTGAACAAGGCAGAACCAGGCTTTTATAAGTCAAATGTCATGCACA CGATTAATGGTTATGTGTTTGAGAGCGGTCAACTTTTGGGATTTTGTAATGGGGAAATTGCAACTTGGCATGTGTCAAGTGTTGGAGCACAGGACTACATTCAGTCTGTTACCTTCTATGGCCACACATTTAATCTCAATGACCGCACTGAAGACATCCTTGGACTCTACCCAATGACAGGGGAAACTATCTTCATGAACATGGACAATATTG GGGTCTGGTTGCTCGCGACTCTGAACTCCCATGGGTCAACCAAGGGCATGCGAGTGAGATTCCAAGATGTGGAGTGTTACCGCGACTATGAATACGAGTACACTGACTACAACGAGCCAAACAAAGAGTTTGCTGTGTGGAAACCCGCCACTTTGGCAGAAATCGACAAGGAGgatgaattaaaaaagaagcaaGAGATGGAAGAGAAGAAAGAAGCAGTAGTTGATAGTTACACAGACTATTACGCAGGCTTACTAGGCCTGAGATCTCTCAAGAAGCAAAGCAGCGATTCAGATGTCGAGCAGATAGACTTCTCCCTCCTTGACTTTGATGCAGTTGATGTTCCAGAGCAAGATTCAAAAACTTTTTCTGGTATCCAAACTACCACGACAAAGACGGATATGGAGAAAAGCAACATCATGAAAGAGCCAGACTCAATTCCAATGAGTCAAAATGAGACATTGTCAGCTCAGCAAGAGATATACAAAACAAACCTAACCACTTATATTCTAAACCAAAGCAAGAGTGAAACTGCCACATGGATGAAGAACAGCAGCGCAAGTATCGACACTAATGTCTCACGAAGCAAAGACAACATATCCACCAACCACAGTATGCCTACAAACCTTTTGCCCATAAACAGCACTTTTATTCCTGAGACAGCACATGCAATACTTAATAATACCACTATACCTTTGATATCTGGGGCTACCAATATTAGCATGACCTCAAAAACAAATGTGAGTTACACTTTTAAAGCTGAGGGAATTAATTCAACTCAGACCATGGGAAACAAGACCTCTGAACGCATCATTCAGACAGAGAACATACTTGAAGTGTTTTCTTATGTCGTACCTCCTCAAGGTCCCACTTCCAATGGTACTAATGAAATGGTTCGGCTGGATATAGAGGACCAGACAGGGTCTGCCTTGATTGGGGAGTCTGAGATAGAGCGAGGCGGCCAGCAGGGGCCTTTTGGAGATGGCATAAATGCTACAGTCTTGCCAGAGAtcaatgcatcttttatcaatGACACAGATACATTTTATAATGTGACACAGTTAACAAAGGATATATTGTCCAACGTTAGTGAGGAGGCCATCAGTGAGGAAATGCATAATCATACCAGAAGAAAGGTGGATCGCTTGGTCATGAATATGACCAAGCCTTTTGGAGATGGGATAAATGCTACAGTCTTGCCAGAGATCAATGCATCTTCTATCAATGACACAGATACATTTTATAAACTGACACAGTTAACAAAGGATATTTTGTCTAATGTTATTGAGGAGGCCATTGGTTATGCATTTTTTTCCAAAAAGAAAATGCATAAACCAACCAAAAGCATGGTTGAGATCAAGGTGGAGGATACCATGAATATGACCAAGACAAACGACTCGATGCACACAGTGACCAAGACAGAGAACAGAAATCAAAGATATTCCTTTGGAAATGAAACAATTCCAGAAAATTCCATTGATGACGGTTTAAATTTTGAAAATGATTCAAATAACGTGACTAAAACTTTGACCTCACATAATGACAAAATAAGTACATCAATATATCATTCAGCAGAGCAAATGAGCTCTAACCAAAGCAAAAGTTGGGATGCCTTCCTTGACCAGTTCAATTCATTAAAAAGTTTCCTCAATGAGAATTTAATCTCTGGCTCCCCCGCACAAAACAGTAACCAGTTTCCAGAAACCAGCGATGTGGATCTGAGCGACTCAGTAAGCTCTGAGGAAATCGTAATCTACCTTCAAAACCACAGTTCAAATGCCATCAGAACCAGCCGCTTAGACCCACAGGGACACAACTGGACCTATGATGGGACACACCAAACTGTTCCTTTGATGATCCCTTATGAACATGTCAAGTATCACGGTTACGATGCCCCTCTTCCTGAAGCTCAGACGACCTCTACCCCAATAAAGAAGCCTAAGACGAAGAAGGTGAACCTCCGCCAACTACCACAGAAAGGCCGGAGCATGAAAACTAAGAAGAGGAAGGAATTCAAGCCCCAGCCCAGGAGTGGCCCGCCGGTCTCTCCTCCGGGATTCAACCCAGGAATGTCCCCCCGCGGGATGCGACCCAATGGGCCGCAGATACAGCCCGTCTCTAGCACAGAGGACCTGATCAACATACCGGTGGTCATCGGTGTTCCCCGGCCGGACTGGAGCGACTATGAGCTGTATGTTCCCAGTGACAATCGAGACAATCTTATTGACCTTCGTGATGATTCCAAGCAAGACGAGTATGAATATGTATCCTATAAAGACCCATATGGCAGCAAAGACGACATGATGAGTTTCACTCTGGATGAAGTCACCAAGTACTACCTTAAAACTGTGGGCAAGAATGTGAGGACTTATTTCATATCTGCTGAGGAGGTGGAGTGGGACTATGCTGGTTATGGACAGAG GAGGCCAGAAAAGACACTCCAAACAAGGCGGGAGACCAAGTTCACCAAGGTGGTGTTCCGGGAGTACCTGGACAGTACCTTCACTACCCCAATCCTTcgtggggagatggaggagcacTTGGGCATCCTTGGGCCCCTTATCAAGGCAGAGGTTGGACAGAGCATTATG gtcccatgggctctaccggaaggggcgtga